From one Paenibacillus terrae HPL-003 genomic stretch:
- a CDS encoding ATP-binding protein, with translation MSKQRFFLITLSFLIVIIGLRMLWFDYYHNQDYPRAKAGILDLRGLNLQEMKTLPLNGEWEFYPGTLSSPAELKSLSMKKQRQTIQVPGLWSESVSPVDHKAYGVGTYRLLILSDRAEDALYGLRIGRISTASNIFVNGRLVSHSGQVSNKVEQHTGSTVPFSAMFDTNRQAMEIVIQVSNFDFPSSGGIVKPIIFGSAEAVNSRTNFAISMQIMVCIILLLHGVYVVVIFFMNPQKKALLYFAGIVVCTVLSILTDDDKLLIDWFPISVSLALKITILSYIGIGMCVLKLVQSLLVRSRIIQIVFIAHCCFAVTVLFASTSNLYAFLLALVAFSGMTLCVTVPTVAFLGTFRGQKEAIFLLLASLSIASSILWGVFKTNDLPYYPWDIVLAFVAFASYWFKRFFNTNAELRRLTERLQRADQVKNEFLANTSHELRNPLHGMINIAQTVLENQNGALDEPNKRNMQLLVTVGRRMSLLLNDLLDVTRLREKDILLEKRSLKPQAVASGVLDMLQFMTDGKPLNMVVSIPADFPNVLADENRVIQILFNLLHNAVKYTAEGTISVHAHIQGEMASIEVRDTGVGMDKETQKRIFRPYEQGNSHLTVIGDGLGLGLSISKQLVELHGGSLSVSSELGQGSTFSFTLPLDPSPIPDESRDNGKVRMDEAADTDFIALQNEAVMQVAAGSARSAILAVDDDPVNLRVLEGILASESESYDLVTVTSAQEALHRLDHREWDLIIADVMMPQMSGYELTRRVREYFSISELPVLLLTARSQQEDLYTGFHAGANDYIMKPVDSMELKSRVRALTDVKKSARERLWMEAAWLQAQIKPHFLFNTLNTIASLSHVDHARMVNLIEEFGKYLRSSFNPQNLDRVVSLEYELVLLKSYLYIEKERFGNRLDIVWEVDEQVSLLLPPLSIQPLAENAIRHGIMNRIDGGTLCIRIQQQEDGTEIAIMDDGVGMSQEELDRLLDPQQEQYSGIGLRNTDRRLKQVFGKGLYISSHSNQGTTVSFHVPRAQRQET, from the coding sequence ATGAGTAAGCAGAGATTTTTTTTAATTACGCTGTCATTCCTGATCGTGATTATCGGCCTGCGTATGCTGTGGTTTGATTATTACCATAATCAGGATTATCCACGGGCCAAGGCGGGAATTCTGGATCTGAGGGGCTTGAATTTGCAGGAGATGAAGACCCTACCATTAAATGGTGAGTGGGAGTTTTATCCGGGAACATTATCTTCCCCTGCTGAACTGAAGTCCTTATCTATGAAGAAGCAGCGTCAGACCATTCAGGTACCGGGATTATGGAGTGAGTCGGTATCTCCTGTGGATCATAAGGCATATGGGGTTGGAACTTATCGGCTGCTTATTTTGAGTGACAGGGCGGAGGATGCTTTATACGGACTTCGAATTGGGAGGATTAGTACGGCATCCAACATATTTGTCAACGGCCGTTTAGTTAGTCATAGCGGCCAGGTCTCTAACAAGGTCGAACAGCATACAGGATCAACCGTTCCGTTCTCTGCTATGTTTGATACGAACAGGCAGGCCATGGAGATTGTCATTCAAGTATCCAATTTTGACTTTCCTTCCAGTGGAGGGATTGTGAAGCCTATCATTTTTGGAAGCGCGGAGGCTGTGAATAGCCGAACCAACTTCGCGATCTCGATGCAAATTATGGTGTGTATTATTTTGCTGCTTCACGGGGTATATGTAGTCGTTATATTTTTTATGAATCCACAAAAGAAGGCGCTTCTGTATTTTGCGGGAATTGTAGTCTGTACGGTATTATCCATCCTGACAGACGATGACAAGCTTTTAATAGACTGGTTCCCCATCAGTGTGAGTCTTGCGTTAAAAATAACCATACTTTCCTATATAGGAATAGGTATGTGTGTACTGAAGCTGGTGCAGTCTCTGTTGGTTCGATCCCGCATCATTCAGATTGTTTTTATAGCCCACTGTTGTTTTGCGGTTACGGTTTTATTTGCATCTACATCCAACCTTTATGCATTTTTGTTGGCTCTTGTCGCATTCTCAGGCATGACCCTGTGTGTTACGGTTCCCACGGTTGCTTTTCTTGGAACATTCAGAGGGCAAAAAGAGGCTATTTTTCTGTTGCTCGCATCCCTTAGCATTGCTTCCAGCATATTGTGGGGCGTGTTCAAAACGAATGACCTCCCTTATTACCCTTGGGATATTGTGCTGGCCTTTGTGGCGTTTGCGTCCTATTGGTTCAAACGGTTTTTTAATACGAACGCCGAGCTGAGAAGGTTGACGGAGAGACTGCAGCGCGCTGATCAGGTGAAAAATGAATTTTTGGCCAACACCTCTCATGAGCTGCGAAATCCTCTGCATGGGATGATCAATATAGCACAGACCGTGCTGGAGAATCAGAATGGCGCCCTGGACGAGCCCAACAAGAGAAACATGCAATTGCTCGTTACGGTCGGTCGCCGTATGTCCTTATTATTGAATGATTTGCTGGATGTTACACGTCTGCGTGAAAAGGATATTCTTCTGGAAAAAAGAAGCTTGAAGCCCCAGGCTGTAGCCTCGGGTGTGTTGGATATGCTCCAATTCATGACAGATGGTAAACCGCTAAACATGGTAGTAAGCATCCCTGCTGATTTTCCAAATGTATTAGCGGATGAAAATCGGGTAATCCAAATCCTGTTCAATCTCCTTCACAATGCGGTCAAATATACTGCTGAGGGGACCATTTCCGTTCACGCACACATCCAGGGCGAAATGGCCAGTATTGAGGTTCGTGACACTGGCGTTGGGATGGATAAGGAGACGCAAAAGCGAATATTTCGTCCATATGAACAAGGAAATTCTCATTTGACGGTTATTGGGGATGGGCTTGGACTAGGGTTGAGCATTAGCAAGCAGTTGGTGGAGCTTCATGGGGGATCTCTGAGTGTAAGCTCTGAACTTGGGCAAGGCTCAACCTTTTCTTTCACGCTACCGCTTGATCCCTCACCTATCCCAGACGAATCACGAGATAACGGGAAGGTGCGTATGGATGAAGCGGCAGATACCGATTTTATAGCTTTGCAGAATGAAGCTGTGATGCAGGTTGCGGCAGGCTCTGCACGGTCGGCCATACTCGCGGTAGATGATGATCCGGTTAATTTAAGGGTGTTAGAGGGCATTCTCGCCTCGGAATCGGAGTCTTATGATCTTGTCACTGTAACCAGTGCCCAGGAGGCCCTGCATAGGTTGGATCATCGGGAATGGGATTTGATTATAGCCGATGTCATGATGCCCCAAATGTCGGGTTATGAGTTAACTCGGCGTGTGAGGGAATATTTTAGCATTTCCGAGCTGCCTGTGTTGCTGTTGACGGCACGTAGTCAGCAGGAGGACTTATATACGGGATTTCATGCTGGGGCCAACGATTATATTATGAAGCCTGTGGATTCCATGGAATTGAAATCCAGGGTCCGTGCCTTGACTGATGTTAAAAAGTCAGCAAGGGAGCGGCTGTGGATGGAAGCTGCATGGTTACAGGCGCAAATCAAACCTCATTTTTTGTTTAACACCTTGAATACCATTGCATCCTTAAGTCATGTGGATCACGCCAGAATGGTGAATCTTATTGAGGAGTTCGGTAAATATTTAAGATCAAGCTTCAATCCTCAAAATCTTGATAGAGTCGTATCACTGGAATACGAGCTTGTACTCCTGAAATCTTATCTTTATATAGAGAAGGAGCGTTTTGGGAATAGACTAGATATTGTATGGGAAGTAGACGAACAGGTGTCCTTGCTTCTGCCGCCGTTGTCCATTCAGCCACTTGCGGAAAATGCGATTAGGCATGGTATCATGAATCGAATAGATGGAGGAACATTGTGCATTCGAATTCAGCAGCAGGAGGATGGTACAGAAATAGCCATTATGGATGACGGTGTGGGCATGAGTCAGGAGGAGCTGGATCGTCTGCTGGATCCTCAGCAAGAACAGTATAGCGGGATTGGATTACGGAATACGGACCGACGTCTGAAGCAAGTATTCGGTAAGGGGCTGTATATTAGTAGTCATTCCAATCAGGGTACAACGGTGAGCTTCCATGTTCCCCGGGCACAAAGGCAAGAAACTTAA
- a CDS encoding response regulator, protein MDRSEKLTRIVIVDDEELALDYMKRLLGKLQGIHIAGAFTNPFVAKDYILLDDIDLAFLDVRLPEISGIELAHQILEHKPHIQIVFVTAYDKYAIQAFELNALDYLLKPVTTERLIKTMNRILKRNDQAASIPEDQPSLLHLQVFQHVVFTLPDQQPTVLQWRTKKAQELFLYLLQNHDQWVRKSVLIELLWPEYEEDKAYSLLYTAAYYLRKTIAPYHSFLDISNTNGGYILHTQNVLLDTERWESLLASAPQMNKESIHYYVKMMELYKGDYLQEYDFWWVESERQRLHKMWLSTSLKMAEWYRGNAQPEEAISIYEGICSRHPQAEEAYWGLMKTYADLNKKNLVNKWYDLLSSVLWEELHEKPNEQITNWFIEWQMAHA, encoded by the coding sequence GTGGATAGATCAGAGAAATTGACAAGGATTGTTATTGTCGATGATGAAGAGTTAGCTTTGGATTATATGAAGCGTCTGCTTGGCAAGTTACAAGGCATACATATTGCAGGAGCTTTTACGAATCCGTTCGTAGCTAAAGACTATATTCTACTTGATGATATAGACTTGGCCTTTTTGGATGTAAGACTTCCAGAGATCAGTGGAATTGAATTAGCACATCAAATTTTGGAGCACAAACCCCATATTCAGATTGTATTTGTTACGGCTTACGATAAATACGCTATCCAGGCCTTCGAGCTTAATGCGCTGGACTATCTGCTCAAGCCGGTCACGACAGAACGTCTCATCAAAACCATGAATCGCATTCTGAAGCGTAACGATCAAGCTGCCTCCATACCTGAGGATCAGCCTTCCCTTCTTCATTTACAGGTTTTTCAACATGTCGTCTTCACATTGCCGGATCAACAGCCCACTGTTCTTCAGTGGAGAACCAAAAAGGCTCAGGAGTTGTTTTTGTACCTGCTCCAGAATCACGACCAATGGGTCCGCAAATCTGTCTTGATTGAATTACTATGGCCGGAATATGAAGAAGATAAGGCTTACTCTCTTTTATATACTGCCGCTTATTACCTTAGAAAAACGATAGCACCGTATCATTCCTTTTTAGATATTTCCAACACGAATGGCGGTTATATTTTGCATACGCAAAACGTGCTGCTAGATACAGAAAGATGGGAGTCCCTCCTGGCATCCGCTCCACAGATGAATAAGGAATCTATTCACTATTATGTTAAAATGATGGAATTATACAAAGGGGACTATTTACAGGAATATGATTTTTGGTGGGTTGAAAGTGAACGCCAAAGGCTGCATAAAATGTGGTTATCCACATCATTAAAAATGGCAGAGTGGTATAGAGGGAACGCCCAGCCTGAAGAGGCGATCTCTATTTATGAGGGCATCTGTAGTCGTCACCCCCAAGCAGAGGAAGCCTACTGGGGACTAATGAAAACCTATGCTGATTTGAACAAAAAAAACTTAGTTAACAAGTGGTATGATTTGTTATCATCCGTCTTATGGGAAGAACTTCATGAGAAGCCCAATGAACAAATTACGAATTGGTTTATAGAATGGCAAATGGCACATGCCTAG
- a CDS encoding NAD(P)H-dependent oxidoreductase — protein sequence MSNTSVKKREILDAFLFRHATKEFDPDLIIPEEDFQFILETGRLSPSSVGFEPWRFVVVQNRVLREKLAAVSSGGQKQIPAASHVVLILARKDVRYDSPYVEYMYKEIKGMSEEDFASLPGRYKIFQGENQRLLENERTLFDWASKQTYIALGNMMTAAAQIGIDSCPIEGFNYDQVHAILEEEGLLENGLLDISVIAAFGYRSHEPKREKSRLPLEQITRWVL from the coding sequence ATGTCCAATACATCCGTAAAAAAGCGGGAAATTCTGGATGCCTTTCTGTTCAGACATGCCACCAAGGAATTCGATCCTGATCTCATCATACCGGAGGAAGATTTTCAATTTATTCTCGAAACCGGGCGGCTTTCCCCAAGCTCCGTCGGTTTTGAGCCGTGGCGTTTTGTGGTCGTACAAAATCGGGTATTGAGAGAAAAGCTGGCTGCGGTTTCAAGCGGGGGCCAAAAACAGATTCCTGCTGCCAGCCATGTTGTCCTGATTTTGGCACGTAAGGATGTTCGTTATGATTCCCCGTATGTGGAGTATATGTATAAAGAGATTAAAGGGATGTCCGAGGAAGACTTTGCCTCACTGCCGGGCCGATATAAAATCTTTCAGGGTGAAAATCAACGCCTGCTGGAAAACGAACGTACGTTATTCGACTGGGCTTCCAAGCAAACCTACATTGCCTTGGGCAATATGATGACGGCGGCGGCTCAGATCGGCATTGATTCCTGCCCGATTGAGGGCTTTAACTACGATCAGGTGCATGCCATTTTGGAGGAAGAAGGACTGTTGGAGAACGGACTGCTGGATATTTCGGTCATCGCTGCCTTTGGTTATCGGTCCCATGAACCCAAGCGGGAAAAATCCAGACTGCCGTTGGAACAGATCACACGCTGGGTTCTGTAA
- a CDS encoding winged helix-turn-helix transcriptional regulator, with translation MAQKVENAGSVNFGCPVAKTVEVIGGKWKGVILYHLTTGPLRYNEIRRTLPNITQRMLTLQLRELERDGIVHREIYNENPPHVEYSLTPLGDTLRPLLDFMRDWGIFYGEQTCEPVAANSKCREPSC, from the coding sequence ATGGCGCAAAAAGTGGAAAACGCAGGTAGTGTAAATTTTGGATGCCCGGTAGCGAAAACGGTCGAGGTGATCGGCGGCAAATGGAAGGGGGTCATTTTATATCATTTGACCACGGGGCCCTTACGCTACAACGAAATTCGACGGACCTTGCCCAATATTACGCAGCGTATGCTGACCTTGCAGCTTCGTGAGCTGGAACGTGACGGTATCGTACACCGTGAAATCTATAACGAGAATCCGCCGCATGTAGAATACTCGCTTACCCCGTTGGGTGATACGTTGAGGCCGTTGTTGGATTTTATGAGAGACTGGGGTATCTTCTATGGGGAACAGACCTGCGAGCCTGTGGCGGCAAATTCCAAGTGTAGGGAGCCTTCTTGTTGA
- a CDS encoding stalk domain-containing protein, which translates to MKIVNKALISSAIFLSTAVGSFSPLAQAEAGKVSIMLDGYPLPFPVQPAMMNGTTMVPFRAISEALGITVKWDQTSQSITATKTQGSATKQVVLKMGSRNATVDGQTVQLTAAPQTVHGSTMIPLGFFGQQFGATVNWNQAARTVSITSPREAMYTVGFYALSSFDQRAKIPNFNAVAFGWSRIDTNGQFTTTGKEYKWPQASGAVTPESIVQEADSQGTSPYLMVYSVDGNHELTKVLENTQLQEQTISQIISTATDKQFKGITLDLEGLGWSGDKAKARSDYNAFIQKLSAKAHQAGLKLTVVLHPLNSSYAGYDYKTLGNLADDLIIMAYDYGQKATPEPLDKVDEAIRLALKETSRDKLILGISMGSEKDSTINAKIGLAKRYDLKGIAIWRLGIIGETAWTQMNESIEFK; encoded by the coding sequence ATGAAAATCGTAAATAAGGCTCTGATATCCAGCGCTATTTTTCTCAGTACCGCAGTGGGCAGCTTTAGCCCCTTGGCACAAGCGGAGGCGGGCAAGGTCAGCATTATGCTGGACGGATATCCGTTACCGTTCCCCGTACAGCCCGCTATGATGAATGGCACGACCATGGTTCCCTTTCGTGCTATTTCTGAGGCTCTTGGCATTACAGTGAAATGGGATCAGACCAGCCAAAGCATCACCGCCACCAAAACACAAGGCTCTGCAACCAAGCAGGTGGTTCTGAAAATGGGCAGTCGCAATGCCACAGTGGACGGGCAAACAGTGCAGCTAACAGCCGCACCCCAAACCGTGCACGGAAGCACGATGATCCCGTTAGGCTTTTTCGGGCAGCAATTCGGGGCCACGGTGAACTGGAATCAGGCAGCACGGACGGTCTCTATTACATCGCCACGTGAGGCCATGTATACGGTAGGCTTCTATGCGCTATCATCTTTTGACCAGCGAGCCAAGATACCGAATTTTAACGCAGTAGCCTTCGGCTGGAGCCGAATTGATACGAACGGACAATTCACGACGACTGGTAAAGAATACAAATGGCCTCAAGCTTCTGGAGCCGTAACACCGGAGTCTATTGTACAGGAGGCAGACAGCCAGGGGACTTCCCCTTATCTGATGGTTTATTCGGTCGACGGTAATCACGAGTTGACCAAAGTTTTGGAAAATACACAGCTTCAAGAGCAGACCATTTCCCAAATCATCAGCACCGCCACCGATAAGCAGTTCAAGGGCATCACGCTTGATCTGGAAGGACTGGGCTGGAGCGGCGATAAAGCCAAAGCGCGTTCAGACTACAACGCCTTTATCCAAAAGCTGTCGGCCAAAGCACATCAGGCCGGACTCAAGCTCACTGTCGTCCTGCATCCGCTGAACAGCTCTTACGCTGGCTATGACTACAAGACGCTGGGCAATCTGGCGGACGATCTGATCATTATGGCCTATGATTACGGACAAAAGGCAACGCCTGAGCCACTCGATAAAGTGGACGAAGCCATTCGACTGGCTTTGAAGGAAACTTCACGGGACAAGCTGATTTTAGGGATCTCTATGGGTAGCGAAAAAGACAGCACCATCAACGCCAAGATCGGTTTGGCCAAACGCTATGACCTGAAAGGCATCGCCATCTGGCGGCTGGGCATCATCGGAGAAACCGCCTGGACACAGATGAACGAATCTATCGAGTTCAAATAA
- a CDS encoding YcnI family protein encodes MNTTIQRVKSRFSRLATSMGLIAAGALLFAGMASAHVTVKPSVSQPNAWETYTLKVPVEKNIPTTKVALKIPKEVVFKQYEPVPDWKVTTEKDSSGKVTTVTWTTDEDGIQAGQYQRFSFVAQNADQITEAAWNAFQYYSDGSIVEWTGDEGSSNPHSITKITTEATSEASAPAADHGHDSAGAAAGHASTDTAKDSSSPAPASNNATEAAPAAAAPASSAAQTTALVLSIIAVVLGAAAVGIALKRRK; translated from the coding sequence ATGAATACAACGATTCAAAGGGTAAAATCCAGATTTTCCAGGCTTGCGACCTCCATGGGTCTGATTGCAGCAGGTGCTTTACTTTTTGCGGGTATGGCCAGTGCCCACGTAACAGTCAAGCCTTCCGTTTCACAGCCTAATGCTTGGGAGACGTACACGTTGAAAGTGCCTGTAGAGAAAAACATTCCAACAACCAAAGTGGCTTTGAAAATCCCGAAAGAGGTCGTTTTCAAACAGTATGAGCCTGTACCAGATTGGAAGGTAACAACCGAGAAAGACAGCTCCGGCAAAGTAACCACCGTTACCTGGACAACCGACGAAGATGGCATTCAGGCGGGTCAATACCAGCGTTTCAGCTTCGTAGCACAAAATGCAGACCAAATTACCGAAGCTGCATGGAACGCTTTCCAATATTACAGTGACGGAAGTATCGTGGAATGGACAGGCGATGAAGGAAGTAGCAATCCGCATTCCATTACCAAAATAACGACGGAGGCTACATCCGAGGCTTCGGCACCTGCCGCAGATCATGGGCATGATTCGGCTGGTGCCGCCGCAGGCCATGCAAGCACAGACACGGCTAAGGATAGCAGCAGCCCGGCGCCCGCTTCGAACAATGCTACCGAAGCCGCACCTGCCGCCGCTGCCCCTGCCAGCTCTGCCGCACAAACGACAGCACTCGTTCTGTCGATTATTGCAGTCGTGCTTGGTGCAGCAGCCGTCGGCATTGCGCTCAAACGCCGTAAATAA
- a CDS encoding copper resistance CopC/CopD family protein yields MLHLSRPARAACLLLLCLPLLLLFPHLSWAHAFVVESSPTENQVLDKPPSQVKITFNENLQSAFMSMKVTDETGKRVDTGKARLHPEHEDTMEIKLIPGMKNGIYTVNWRALSADGHPVNGVIPFQVGNGSNAYTDPAAATSEGSGASRLDLIATRWLLYIGLSLLLGALCFRLLILPGTDQSKDTSERQKHDQQTDITLPRWSALLWSGYGITSAAILISLPLQASWDAGVSIGQGFSFPILGEALQFTGAGQIWFIQMILVLVLSVALIYTLDHSISSRQRHLWGYGSVVLTLGLMLSKAFIGHPAAATHPAPAIAADFVHLAAAAFWIGSLAVMALCLPAAGPELPVSERAALRQAALRRFAGWGIAMVAALLATGIYGAVLYVPAPSLLLNTSYGLVLLGKAALLLVMLAFAASQFRSARQAAAATRAAGGLRTELSIGLLVLLLAAVLTHLSPGQAPAVPFEETRTAGEYNVTLAVSPNAVGSNEFKVTVRDAKGATVQGIQQVTLTLVPDAPDKSRQEFVLPARQQQPFLTQELLTAEGTWTVQVHALTASLDAVDAEFTLHVGAVK; encoded by the coding sequence ATGTTGCACCTGTCCAGACCAGCCCGCGCGGCTTGTCTTCTGCTGCTGTGCCTACCGTTACTTTTACTGTTTCCTCACTTATCATGGGCCCACGCATTTGTCGTTGAATCCAGTCCGACCGAAAATCAGGTTTTGGACAAGCCGCCTTCACAGGTAAAAATCACCTTCAATGAGAATTTGCAATCTGCTTTTATGTCGATGAAAGTGACTGATGAAACAGGTAAACGGGTCGATACAGGTAAAGCACGGCTTCATCCTGAGCATGAAGACACGATGGAAATCAAGCTAATTCCGGGGATGAAAAATGGAATTTATACCGTCAATTGGAGAGCCCTGTCGGCAGACGGACATCCGGTGAACGGAGTGATTCCATTCCAAGTCGGCAACGGTTCCAATGCGTATACAGACCCCGCTGCCGCCACATCCGAAGGCTCGGGAGCATCGCGGCTTGACCTAATTGCTACACGCTGGTTGCTGTATATAGGATTGTCGCTGCTTTTGGGAGCGCTCTGTTTTCGGCTGCTCATCCTGCCAGGAACGGATCAAAGCAAGGACACAAGTGAGCGGCAGAAACATGACCAACAGACTGACATCACGTTACCACGCTGGTCCGCACTGCTATGGAGCGGCTACGGTATCACATCTGCCGCCATCCTGATCAGTCTGCCGCTTCAGGCATCCTGGGATGCCGGGGTTTCTATCGGTCAGGGCTTTTCGTTCCCGATCCTTGGAGAAGCCCTCCAGTTCACAGGGGCGGGACAAATCTGGTTTATCCAGATGATTCTCGTGCTGGTACTGAGCGTAGCGCTGATTTATACGCTGGATCACAGTATTTCCAGCCGCCAGCGCCATCTCTGGGGCTACGGCTCCGTCGTCCTGACGCTAGGCCTCATGCTGTCCAAGGCCTTTATAGGCCATCCGGCGGCGGCTACCCATCCGGCTCCGGCCATCGCAGCGGACTTCGTCCATCTGGCCGCGGCAGCCTTCTGGATCGGCTCACTTGCCGTTATGGCGCTGTGCCTGCCTGCTGCCGGTCCAGAGCTGCCCGTGTCCGAGCGGGCAGCTCTGCGGCAAGCGGCCCTGCGCCGCTTTGCCGGCTGGGGCATTGCCATGGTGGCGGCGCTGCTCGCCACCGGCATTTATGGAGCCGTGCTGTACGTCCCAGCTCCATCCCTGCTGCTGAACACGTCCTACGGACTCGTTCTGCTTGGAAAAGCAGCGCTGCTGCTGGTCATGCTGGCCTTCGCGGCCAGCCAATTTCGCAGCGCACGACAAGCGGCGGCAGCCACGCGTGCCGCCGGGGGCTTGCGCACCGAGCTGTCCATCGGCCTGCTCGTGCTGCTGTTGGCGGCGGTGCTTACCCACCTTTCGCCTGGTCAGGCACCTGCGGTACCGTTTGAGGAAACTCGCACCGCAGGCGAATATAACGTCACGCTGGCGGTTAGCCCGAATGCCGTCGGCAGCAATGAATTTAAGGTAACCGTGCGGGATGCCAAAGGAGCCACCGTACAGGGAATTCAGCAGGTCACACTGACACTCGTTCCGGACGCCCCTGACAAATCCCGACAGGAATTTGTTCTCCCTGCGCGGCAACAGCAGCCATTCCTTACTCAAGAGCTGCTGACCGCTGAAGGAACATGGACTGTACAGGTACATGCTCTGACTGCATCATTGGATGCAGTTGACGCCGAATTTACTCTGCATGTCGGCGCGGTAAAATAA
- a CDS encoding bifunctional diguanylate cyclase/phosphohydrolase, whose product MSIIKKLQERVNTTGLYVFFICTAGLVVLLYTNHWSFIHYSPTEWVTIYSLLGAVLILEHFTFQLPPASNKQSMDSSVYLACIFVHGAEIAMLILLLNVLIATIRYRELSWWKHAANFSIYALSIFLSSTVFELSGGMQGGLNDKHFISYLLALFCYFAVNTVTLGLYFYIAYKGSLNELKKAFLAESLLVYLCTLILSLVLTTLIYHNGILGLLLFLALSMLLSHAFKQLFTMYREIEEKANMDRRTGLYNHSYFENALETELNIARTQNTPLSLALIDIDDFKKYNDHFGHLKGDQLLGFLGEILKKETSGTNIIVSRYGGEEFTLLMPDHTAEQAYETVNAIRKRLNDSRYEGVEIFPHGCLSFSAGIVQSRVDIYDKSQLVDLADKALYYAKKQGKNIVHTHGSLNELEREVDLGQDIRDIEQQLNLFLYKDINTFKHSKRVFKYAVDMSEVLQLSQEDKRRFVLGSLIHDIGKLEVPWNILNKKEKLTNEEWCMVKAHVTWGRRIIEANERFTDLVPFVELHHERYDGGGYPFGFKGEQIPRLCRMLTIIDSFDAMTTERPYQPTKTFDEAIKELRDCSGSQFDPELTAIFIHHVQHKLPAFMDSIEADH is encoded by the coding sequence ATGAGTATAATAAAAAAGCTGCAAGAACGGGTTAACACGACGGGATTATACGTGTTTTTCATATGTACGGCAGGCTTAGTCGTCCTCTTGTATACGAACCATTGGTCCTTTATTCATTATTCGCCTACAGAGTGGGTCACGATCTACTCCCTGCTGGGAGCGGTTCTGATTTTGGAACATTTTACCTTCCAACTGCCACCAGCCAGTAACAAGCAATCGATGGATTCCTCCGTGTATCTCGCTTGCATTTTTGTGCATGGTGCTGAAATCGCTATGCTCATTTTATTGCTCAATGTACTGATTGCCACAATCCGGTATAGAGAACTGTCCTGGTGGAAGCATGCCGCTAATTTTTCCATCTACGCGCTTTCTATTTTCCTGTCTTCTACCGTCTTTGAGCTAAGTGGCGGAATGCAGGGGGGCTTGAACGATAAGCATTTTATTTCCTACCTGCTGGCGCTGTTCTGCTATTTTGCGGTCAATACCGTTACACTGGGTCTCTACTTTTATATTGCTTACAAAGGCTCTCTCAATGAGCTAAAAAAGGCTTTTCTCGCTGAATCCCTGCTTGTTTACTTATGCACACTCATCCTGTCTCTCGTACTGACCACACTGATTTATCATAACGGTATTTTGGGGCTTCTGTTGTTCCTTGCGCTAAGTATGCTTCTATCCCACGCGTTCAAGCAGTTGTTTACGATGTATCGGGAAATTGAAGAAAAAGCCAACATGGACCGCAGAACAGGGCTGTACAATCACAGTTATTTTGAAAATGCACTCGAAACCGAGCTGAATATAGCCAGAACCCAGAATACCCCCCTCAGCCTTGCCCTGATTGATATTGATGATTTCAAAAAGTACAACGATCACTTCGGCCACCTGAAAGGCGATCAACTGTTGGGATTTCTCGGAGAGATTCTCAAAAAGGAAACTTCCGGCACCAATATTATCGTCTCCCGCTATGGCGGAGAAGAATTTACGCTGCTTATGCCTGACCATACCGCCGAGCAAGCCTACGAAACGGTCAATGCCATTCGAAAAAGGCTGAATGATTCCCGCTACGAGGGCGTCGAAATCTTTCCGCATGGCTGCTTGTCCTTTTCCGCAGGCATTGTGCAAAGCCGTGTCGACATCTATGACAAATCACAACTGGTCGATCTGGCAGATAAAGCACTGTACTACGCCAAGAAGCAGGGGAAAAATATCGTTCACACACATGGCAGTCTAAATGAATTGGAACGTGAAGTCGATCTGGGACAGGATATTCGTGATATTGAGCAGCAGCTTAATTTGTTTTTGTACAAGGATATTAACACCTTCAAGCATTCCAAGCGAGTGTTCAAGTACGCAGTAGACATGAGCGAAGTGCTTCAGCTCAGCCAGGAAGACAAGCGTCGTTTTGTACTGGGCTCGCTCATTCATGACATCGGAAAGCTGGAAGTTCCCTGGAATATTCTGAATAAAAAAGAGAAGCTGACCAACGAGGAATGGTGTATGGTGAAAGCGCATGTCACTTGGGGCAGGAGAATTATAGAGGCCAACGAGCGGTTCACGGATCTGGTTCCTTTTGTGGAGCTTCATCATGAACGCTATGACGGAGGCGGCTATCCATTCGGTTTCAAGGGCGAGCAAATTCCACGACTGTGCCGGATGCTGACGATTATTGACTCCTTCGATGCCATGACCACCGAGCGTCCCTACCAACCCACCAAAACGTTTGATGAAGCCATTAAGGAACTGCGTGACTGCTCTGGTAGCCAATTCGATCCGGAGCTAACGGCTATTTTTATCCACCATGTCCAGCATAAGCTGCCTGCTTTCATGGATTCTATAGAGGCAGACCACTAA